TACCAGGTGTTACAAGAGTTTAAAGCCCCAGTAACATATACACGATTTTTGCCCAGAGTGGCCACGAATAGCCCCGATCCTATCCTGCCACGGTTCTTCCCGAATTGTAGCCAGAATTGGCATGAATTAGCTACACTCGTGACCTCTCTACGACTACTCATAAAAAGGCCTGCCGATCAGCTAAGATTTCATTCTACTTTCCCAAGTTCAACGATTACACCCCGACTATCACGACTGTCCACGGTGCACCTTCGAATATGTACGATGTACTCACGACTCCTTTAAGAATGCGTCACGAATTGAAAATTCCAAGAATACTCCCGACAGTTTTGAACATGATCAAAACTGTCGGGTGCCTATCCAGACGTTCCAAGAATACTGAAGAATGACCAGGAAGCCGctagggtctcactacacacGTCCAAAAATAACACCTATTTTTCAAGTCGTGGCCATTCGGGGAAAcaatagtgtatatatatgacTGGGGCTTTAAGGACAGATACATGTCCTTTGGACACAGCTATTATGATTGCCCATTCCAACGACTTGTTCCACTTACCCACTACAGTGACATAGTTGCACGGTAAAAAGGCCATCTGGATGCCGCTGTCGAAGTTTCCCAGCCCGTGTCTACACCAGGACGACGACCTGTCGCTGAGCAATGCGCGCTCCCCTTCCAAGTACTTGATAATGAGCTCTTCTGGCAGTCCTGGGTTCGAGTTCATCGACTGACTCGTCACCGTCTCCACGGACTCCTCGTTCCAGGGCGCGTAAATCTCCAGCCCGTCGTGCCTCGTGTGTAGCAGCCGGTCTTCCCTCTCCTCCCAGCGTCTGCACTGCCGCGTCTTTCTGTCGAGGACAATCCACTTCCAGATGTAGAGGACGTCGGGTTGTAGCAGTAGCTTGGCCATCCATGGACCCTCCTTGAGCGGATCTTGTCGAGCAAAGATGGCTTTCTGAGGATCCCAGTCACCGAGCAGCGACCCTGACCCGGTTATGGCGATGGTCTCCGCCGGTTTGCACACATAGTTTGTCCGTAGGATAACCCTGCAGGAGCTCGAGTTGAAGAACTGTTTGTCGTTCCCCCAGATCGTGTGAATCACGCCGTTTAGATCGGCCAGTCGTTTGCGTCTGCGGCCATACTTGGTATGTTCCCAGTACACGATTTTCTCCATCTCCTCGTGTTTGACGTTGTCCCGGAAGCGCCGCGGGTCGTCCTTCTCTATTCCTATCACTACCCAAGACCATTCCAACTCTGTGAACATCGGGATCAGAGCCGTCGCCTCCCAAAAGTCCTTCTTGAACGATTTTGACGCGTTGATTCGTCTGTCAAAATCCCAGTTGCCCAACTCCTTGCAGGATCCCAGAAGAGCCAGCCTCAAGTTGACGAACCTGTCGGTCGACTGGAAGACGTAGGACGGCACTCGGTGGTGTCTGAACACAATCCGGTTACACTTCCGCGGCAAGTGCATCTCTGCCTCATTATCTGGGTTCACTTCTTTAAAAGACATTCTGGGCTTTCCACCTTGTTCTACGAATCGGTTGCTTTTttatggtgatgataatggcaATGACGTCATCGGTGTAACGTAGCGACGTTAAATTGTTAGAACATGGTTGACTGCGATGGTTCTTGtgaaattctgaaaatattAGCACTTtgaaaagtataataataaGTACATGGGTGTAAGAAATATAGGAAATATGTTCTTAGTCATCGTGATGAAAAAAAAGACTAAAGTTAGTAgttaaaaatcaaacaaacaaatgaacaaaaagaaaaaacaagcgACGTGCAATACAGCAGTCTTGTCATAAAATACACCCTCCAACTAGAAATGCTTTTGTTGTATATaccatgaaggaaggaaggaaggaaatgttttatttaacgacgcactcaacacattttatttacggttatatgacgtcagacatatggttaaggaccacacagacattgagagaggaaacccgctgtcgccacttcatgggctactcttttcgattggcagcaggggatcttttatatgcaccatcccacagacaggatagtacataccacggcctttgttacaccacttgtggatcactggctggaacaagaaatatcccaattgGTCCACCGTTGGgtatcgatcctggaccgaccgcgcatcaagcgaacactttaccactgggctatgtcccgcccctgtatATATCATGAAATGCTAAattacatttggataaaatattttaattacttttgcATTCATATTCGTCACGGAtttatgtgttttgtgttgtgtgttgtttcatttttgtttggtttgtgtttttgttttcatcgtTGGttgtttgttggtggtggtggtgatgggggtgatgggggtggggtttcGCGTGtttgtttctctttcttttctttttctttttctttttttttgtttgagggtggtggtggttgggatatttgtttatttgtttttaaaattaatatatagatttatatatagtttaccCAACAATCAGATATGCAGAACTTCGAGAATAGACAGTATCCATTAAAGACATTGACGTTGTAGTTATTAGTGTAAAATGGTTACCATTAATTCAGCCTGTTTACCGGTATGTGTACGTAATTTATAgacttgacttgacttgactAGGTATTTAACGTATCCATATgcctctatggtttcgaacacgcctatacCGAGTCCGGCTCCCGATAAGATcaggggtctgactcgggacaggaatcACCTAAGTAATAGGGtcaatttagattttttttttaattaacaccaAACAATGAAAAAAGGGGATTATTTAtaactgttatttatttaatttatatatatatatatatatcgtcgcTGAACTAAGAAAAACTCGTATGTGCAATTTTGGCGATTTTCACTTTTTTATTCTTTCATAAGCAGAAATCTATTATCTTTTTGTTGTCAAAACCTTGTACATGTCCAGGCAATGGAAAGTGTGGAAAATGTCAAATAAGTAAAACACGTATTTGAAAACCACTGTTTATCTGTTATGAAAACCTCGTATCTACCATCTGATTATTTTTATCCTCATCATATTTCAACCTTTTCTATCGGGTAAAGGTAAATTGTTAGTGACGAAAGtgtctatattgtatatatgtacatattatgtattcaGCTGGTGGTCAAGGAAAAACTATCATATCAGAAAAGAAGTGTAGGCCCACCAGGTATTTCcgtaattaaggtccaagcttaaaaaaaaccATCTTGGAGAAAATAAAGGTTTATCTAAAATTTAAGTCTGGGACTTACATTAAGAAGCTGACAAAAATGTATCTATACATGGACATATAATAAAGGGGGAAAATTCCAAGTTAGGGTAGCAGcagacaacatacatgtaatatcattCAATGACAAGGCAACACATGTTTCAATACCATTATGTAGGACAGGAggaacagttattaattttaattttaaatgatgaaGGGCAGTGCTTATATATATTCTAGACATCTAGCTGTTTCATAGTTGAGGAAAGGGGAGGAGGTACACCCGACGCCTATAGATATAACTGGGTTATTTTAATGGATAGCTGATGTTTACTTCattaaacatttcagtttttagGTAAAGGATTCTTTGGGAAGCCACTGCACAGGTTTCACAATATCGAGTTATTATATACGCAAAAATTATGtatggtttatttgtttattttattttatttcattgttattgttatttatataaagagagcaaacatgatgatgcatttttatttaaagttcttTTAAAATCTCTCGTTATAAAATTTCCTCCAGTTACGCAGTAAATAAGATGTTATTTGTTAGCCCAGGGAACATTTCTATTAAAATAGTATTCGAATTCATGCCAATAGTCTTAAATGCGGCGAATGTTACTGTTTTTAAACCTATGGGCTTCATTTCATATGAATCCCAATAATCTTGGGATGAAGTAAATGTTGTTGAACCTATGAATCATGtcccagattttaaaaaatttagtttATTCCGTGAGACAAGTATGTTCAGCTAAAACGAAATGTAttactttgaaaatatttgtggATAATATCTTAAAAGACACATTTTCTAAACCATTGATGGATATTCTTGTTAGTTAAATGGACAATGAACATTTTGTATACACATTATATCGTTATACACCCTAAAAAGTGGCAGACAGCCACCCTATAGGAAACCTACCATGTAACTTTTAAGATATAATATACAAGGTTTATTAAAACGCTGACACACCTAATCTATTGGTGACCCGGGGCCAGTTTCACAGATACATTTACTGTAACCATCTGTTAAGCAATCGctagtgaaaatgttttctttggtcgtttttaaaaataaattcattattatgccACATTCTTGAATGTAGCAGATAATACTAACGAACATTACAAATTGTCATTTCTAGAAAATACGGTTTTAAAATTTGACCCTTACATGTTGCAGCCTTGTCAAGAAAGTGTGTGGGGTGGAGGTGGAGAGGAGGATTTGTTGAACTGCTCCTGATTTAAGcgattaaaaaacatattgtcCGGAGAAGTGTTCTCTAATCATTGCTTACCACAGTCTAGGCCCCCGCCCCTGCACAATGTCCTGCATACGTACCTGAAGGTCACTTTCAATTTTGTTACCAACCTTTATGTTGTTGGCCCctgacatgtttattttattaattttaatgaggaATTTCTGGTCCAGCAAAGGGCACCTGGCCATGTGCGCggttaaaaacagttaaaaattaGTACAAGTACACATGGCAAGTACGCTAACTGATTAAGGAcctcgttccatgaagcgatcttagcgttaagatcacctcaagtatataatatagttattcacctaaggtgatcttagcactaagattgtgttgtggaacagggcccaggacACAATTGAGACTGACAGtgtttataatatgatacaCCTTACATGGCTAGATTTAAGTATCaggataattttaaaaacaatgtagGTCTACTGGTCATActaaatgaagaaattattaatatgaaaaacTAGTAAgtaaagtttaattaaaattttcacaGTAAAATACTCGTAAATGACATTTCTGTTATTCAGATTCAGTTATTGATAAATACTATTCATCagtttaaaattactttattcATAAAGTTATAGATCTTAAGAACCATTTGTTACACTGAATCAGCTTGTACCAAAACAGTTTTTTTCGTCTcctgtaaaatataaaacattcagATACGAGTTTTACTTagttcatatatattatatgaaaattatttacGTACCTTGAGCACTAAGTTAGTGACTTTAATTCAGTTCCACACAAACTAATTACCAAACTAATTACTAGTATTGCGTTTGAACAACTAACTCAAGGGTTTTCAAGTAGTGAATCATTATTGATCATAATTATTGAAACCTTGATATAGGCATATATTGGCCAATCCCCAACCAGcattataattgggaataaatattgtttaaaccataaaactgtaatattattagtgttaataatagcttcttctttttttctaatgttTGCTGAAGTTacttctttatttattaaaaaaaaagagaagaaaaaaagagaaggaaaCCTCAATatccaacaacaaaataaaaaccttGGCTATTTAACTGAAAATGATGGTGCGGCAAATATTCGCAGGAATTGACACAGGCAAAAACATAATGGCTGGCGTTGCTGAAAAGGCCTTGAAGTTGATCCGAAATTTGCCTCGGGTCACCATCGGCAACATTAAAGGATTGCCGGGTTCCAATGTGAAGGTATAGAGTTAAATGTTGTCTTTTAAATAATGTCATTTGGACAATATTTAACTATAGAAGCGTGTTTGCAAGATCGAATAACATTATTGTGTCGTCTAATACGTTATCGCGAACGTCACGTGTGTTTCTCGTTACAAACTTAAAGTTGAAAATACTTGGACAAAATGTCAGACACACATTCCCCTCGATTCGTTTTTATCgattagtttaaaataattttagtaaATTCATACCATCCATTGCACTTTTATCACAGACAGTGAGTCTCGCTCAATCATcaatgtgtttaatatattgtGGTGCCTTTGAATCTGATCATAGTAACTAATTCAGCCTAAAGTCACCTCTAGACTAGCCCTACATACAGCTTATAGTTCATCATTTTATCATAAAGTTCACCTTTAATAAATGCCATATAATTACTTCTAAACAATTTGATGTACACGTACAAAGAAAAAGAcatgaacaaatatttaaaataatacaaactgaGAGTGAACTAGTCACATTTCATGACTAGAAAGGTCATCAGGTAAATTGATGACAGtaactttacaaaaaaaatatttaatttacacCTCTCTGTCAATGTcagtttaatataatttttaaaaaagaataatgaAATATCCATTTCCCAaatcagggcacaatatttcacgcggaccgccgttctgttcgtgtgttggttacgcaaaattaaatttacgcgaaccgcaaatcggttacatcgcgacctgtagacgttcagaaattaaaacttgcaggcttcacgattacagtaagtttattcatgcagacatactactagtattccaacaaatgttttagacagatttttagatacttgatgcgcggcAACTCAGTAGACAATGGTATATTGCAAcggttgtaacttgcgaccaaaagctcagtatagagtcgagccaaaagttttaaagaaatgtgcacggaccgctaaggcgcctaaattatctgctgctattctatctctaaaggaatatatgtagacataatattggattgcatataattttacaaaggttgaaaacggttttaacgtaaacaaaaatgcaaaaatgtcacaaatactaacatcgcataatgagctttaaataacaaacatttggaacgtcactgtagtatagaaataccagcgataaagtgaaagtaacaTCGCCAccgcaaaatatcagtgtcaaattgtggtctttctttttgtgttattataagatttatttttattaatctaatcatgcaccaatgagtagcctgctttatagttcagaggaactggacatttgttgtttgggttttagTATGCTGCAcactaaattttacatatcagtgacaaatggtagcctttatttgttacttatgaaagaaaattattagtctaatcatgcaccagggaatgggcatttttagtccttttacaatagTATTAACGTCCGCAAGCTGCTAGGTTCTAGcatacggtggcccgatgcccgaggacagtggtttttagattcgggcaactaaaaattactttttacgatcccgatggcaagtggtgaataataataataataataataataaatctacagaaaggttgcaaacatatatatgatttactgaacactcaaaccaccattccaaaatcacaaataaaatattctaaggaaggatatatctatgatatatatgattgggaaaaatattacattctacCCTTTAGATCTGTCAAAAGCACAACATTATcttggtttcagtataaaatcatacaccGAATTCTTACAACtaacaaatttctaaatatgattaattatattgattccaATGCCTGTAGTTTTTGCAACAAATCACCTGAAACCATACAACACCTTCTATTTGAATGTAGTTTAGTACATTCTCTGTGGAAAGCAATAGAAGAATGGATAAGAAATGAAACTGGAATTAATATCACTCTAAGCAGAGACATAGTTATGTTAGGCATGATCAACAACGAAAAAGGTGATTTTGTAAATTGGCTGactatcaacataaaatattatatttatagaaaaatatatttattacaaaaattgcaactatgaagcatttcataagcaatggacaccctataaaacactctttgaaagaatgtttaattaaaaataatgctttgaaagttcacttggaaatagagtactaattaaaatgtcattctctaatactctctcaatatccccaTAACTTCTTCATACTTATCTACTACTGTTgcaccgtgtgtgtgtgtgtgtctctctctctctctctctctctctctctctctctctctctctctctctctctctctctctctctctctctctctctctctccctttccgTCTTATAAATACCACAGAAggcattaacatatttaaatagcatattttgtttagatactattgtttaaatatgtactttgtaaggcagTGACCACGGCTCCCCAATCTGTTCACTGTCTAtgttctgggggcaataaatctttaaaaaaaaaaaataataaaaaaaaaaaaaaaatctacaacgctacgattgtacgaaaataaaagaaacatctacaagtcacttctttcgatttgcaagcattaaagaaactgttttataaaacgttttgttttgtattttgttttaactttatgtttgagctaaaaaattatgtatttaaaatataatttcaacgtaattttgaggtaaccgatcaggtaatccacaggttacgcaaatatagtTCACATAactgaacaattggttacctaggtaaaaaccatgtgaaccgacttccggttacctcagatttcgaaatattgtcccctgcaaaTTCCCTTATTCATCTAGATACATATTACCCatattttgtctatttttaatgacttaaaaaaatgtatgctgGGACAAAATAAATGTGCAGAATTAGAATTACTTAATGACAGTGTGTCATCATATATGTCCATATTACTAAAGGCGACACTACATGATTTGAGTGCCTTCGAGTCTTACGAGAAAAGCAATGAGAAATAGCTATTCAACAATTATAATGCACTCAGTGGAGGAAAAAAATGTCTTTCAAATTACTTCACAGTAAATGACTGTTTTGGTAGTGCTTTGGGTGTTTGAATTGTGATGTCACGTACAATAGTTCTGTTGTTTGCAATAAATCTGGTGAGAGTTGTGTCCCTTTGTTCAGTTCTCGAGAGACCAGTAGACTGGTTATGGCATCATAAACACTGTAtgcttttacaaaatatataaactgtgaTCTTGTTTGATTATTTGTATAaagtagaatgaatgaatgtttaacgacaccccagcatgaaaaatacatcggctattgggtgtcaaactatggtaatgaaaacaaataaagtgatgatcaacatcaatatataagaattcaagattcaaataaaaacattgtaaagaactgtgcaaaaatacaaacatcacagatagatactgacttttacgcaaaatttaaattttgtgctgtattggccattctcaaagagaatgttacacccctgcaccacagtgaggttacagcacagcacgcgcaggggtataAAATAGATTACCTATATTTTTATGCAGTATTTTCTTAATTTATCTACCCGGTATTTTGTTATAATACTAAACTTACAGGATTGTGAATGCTATTTATTCTACCTCATTAAAATTACTGGTTTCCCTGTGTGGACCAAGCAGTAAAAGTGCTTAATGTCATAACAGGTACACTTAAATTTAAAATCGAAATTAACAATTACATTTAGAGTTGTGACCCTTGCTTGCTTGTTGTTACCTTTAGTTTGATCATTTTCGAAATTCACCCCTGACATTAAACATACAGGTAGATGATAGTGTCTAGTGATGTCATGTTTCATTGCAGAAAGATAGACGACGATCCTTTAAGAAAGGTCGCACTCATGGTCGAGGTCACAAGGGTCAGGGTCAAAGGAACACAATGCCAAGACTCGGGTTTGAGGGCGGACAGACACCGTTCTACCTCATCATACCCAAGGAGCCGTATTACAGAGGACACCAGTAAGTTATGATCTTGAGTGTTAATGTTGGTGTATAGTACTAAGAAAATCAGTACTAGTcttagtggtgtagtggttcaGCCGTCGGGCATagggctggtgggtactgggctTGTAGCCTGGTGGGTACTGGGCTTGTAGCCTGGTGGGTACTGGGCTTGTAGCCTGGTGGGTACTGGGCTTGTAGCCTGGTGGGTACTGGGCTTGTAGCCTGGTGGGTACTGGGCTTGTAGCCTGGTGGGTACTGGGCTTgtagcctggtactggctcccacccagagcaagtgtaatgactcactgggtaggtgtaagaccactacaccgacttctctctcactaactactaacaactaaccattaacccactgtcctggagagacagcccagatagctgtggtgtgagcccatgacagcatgcttgTACCTGAATTGAAAATAAGTATATGTACAGTTAAACATCGGTATACCGCCCTCTCCGCATATCTcctaaaaaatgtatttaaattgatataaatTTACCCCGTTTTACCCCCGTTCATCAGTATTTGCAAGCATATCAGTCAAAATAAAGAGGGCTGTAATATAGCATATTTTTGTCATTCTGTAACACAACTAGGCTACTTTGGGGCCGGTACTTACCTGAGTGGATATAATAAAACTCGTAAAAATGCCAAACTCATTAAAATGCCAGAATCGGTTGGGTCCCAAAGTGGGTGGTATAACAAGCTTTGACTAAATGAATGAAAAGGAAGTGAATTATGATGACACATTAAACATCCATTATCATAATGTTGCAGTATATATACTTGTTTCTGATCAATAATCACACCTGAATGGATCTCACttataatgtttacaaaatgaACACTGCTATATTGCAGTTGTAATGTTCTGTGGGCATAAATAGGTGTTTGTTTAAGACTTTTTGCTGATAAATAGTGCTAAGAAAATTCAGTGTCAAGTATTCTATCTGAAACCGTGGTGCTTTTCAGCttcctgtttttttaaaagtattttcacCTTGGAGTTCGAAGGTAACATTTTTAGCTAGGCACACAGTGCACCTAAactaagaaaataaaatgggagcaaatttattttattttaggagcaaaatttttattaataaaaatgtaaaaataagagTAATTTATTACACTCAAATGAACCTTTAAAATTGTTAGCAACTgtttcaatgttttatttttcaaagtattttaaAGTTATGCAGTACTGTTGCATGCGTATATTGCACTGTTTAGAAGCCAGTTATCATGTTTTTGATGTGTGCAATTGAATGCAGATGaccagtattttgaaatatataatgTGCAAAGTGTAAACATTCTTTACATACTGAAATCAACCGAACTTCatcagttttaataaacaagATTACAAGTAGGTTTTGTGGAGTAATACTGAAGAGAGGGACAGTACTATGAGTAAATTAAAATGCAATGTACCTGTGTTACTTGTTACAAGTAAATGATTTTGGCTGTGTAATTGGTAGATGTAACTGAATAAATCACAATCTAGAATAATAGTCAAAGATCACTTCACACAATGCGACTtaaactatactcttcaaaagaagaaacgcaaaaccacattgtcgtaacatttggagaattgatttaattattgaatggtgagtccgataattaccaaatgttgcaggattgttcacaattcactctagtccattgtgagtaagtgataggacacaccaccaaggtcaaggtcatctggagtcaataccagGTGTGGCCtctgcgtgtgttgacaactgcctggcaccgcctgcccattgaagcaaccagagtacggatgacgtcccgggggatggtggcccactcggcctgcaaggctgctgccagctcgggcagggtctggggctgtggttgtcgctgtcggaggcgtcggtccaactcgtcccatagatgctcaattgggttcaaatccggtgatatcgatggccaaggaaggacattaatgttgttgttctgtaggaaagccgttgtgagacgtgctgtgtgaggcctggcgttgtcatgttggaacactgcgttggcgttggccataactggaacaatgtgtggccggaggatctggtcaatgtagccctttgcattcaggttgccctgcacgtggaccaggtcagttctgccagtgtgtgagatggctgcccacaccatgaccctacccccgccgaatctgtccacttcctgcatgcagtttgccgcataacgttcaccacgatgcctatacacgcgacatcttccatcatgacgtcggagcagaaatcgggactcgtcactgaaccacacctgtctccatcgcagttgaggccattgtcgatgaatctggcaccactgcagtcggagtcgacggtgttgtggtgttaagatgacacctcgaactggacgtctggcacgaattcctacctcacataggcggttccgtacggtctggtcggatatcctgcgcaaacctggtattgctgcggctgtggaggtggcagtagtcaatcgttcccgaaggtggcgtacccggatgtagcggtcctgcccgggggtagtgacccgtggtcgaccggatctagggaggtcacgtgttgatccatgttgctgctAACAGTCCCatagtctggagatggtgcttggggacacatggaataccctggcaacggccgttctggattcgcctgcgtctagtcggccgatggcattgtttctctgcggttcactgagacgtggcatgtcctggattgtcaactgtcggccagatacagaggccaggcaagcgaacaccctgcacttttatactgtcggtgttcatgttgcacgtgcagacaacgcacgtgcagtggtgacatggtttgcacgtggctgcgtttttgcgaatattcacattttgatactttattttacagtagctgcgttttatcgaatgtaaccgtgggaatgtgtttgggacatgcaatgaccttatattcacaaagcatgaaccggtaggaaacataaaatcggagttataacccatttgtacccttttgcatttctttttttgaagagtatatttatttagGTACAAATGTCAAATTATGGTCACATTTTGGACTAAATAGTTACTAATTTGATCCCTGGGGCTTCTTGCATTTTTTGTTCGCCTAACTGCAAAAGAATAAAGGTAGTCATTTTAACTGGAAAGGTATACATGAGACCTGTAATATTTGTCCACATCATGCAaaccgttgttctgtttgtgtgtgggttacacaactttaaattcAGACAAACCGGCAGTGGGTTACATGGTGAAGTGTTATacaatgaaacccctctaaaccggacacccttggtaccaataaaaatgtctggtattaagagggatccagtttagagaggttacgttctgtactggtttttaaaaagagactgtaaaacgtctggttttgagggaattccggtttacagagggtcccgttttgagaggtttcactgtatattgaaAAAGGAAAAGTTAACAACTTAGGATCACCCAA
The sequence above is drawn from the Gigantopelta aegis isolate Gae_Host chromosome 6, Gae_host_genome, whole genome shotgun sequence genome and encodes:
- the LOC121374934 gene encoding uncharacterized protein LOC121374934, coding for MSFKEVNPDNEAEMHLPRKCNRIVFRHHRVPSYVFQSTDRFVNLRLALLGSCKELGNWDFDRRINASKSFKKDFWEATALIPMFTELEWSWVVIGIEKDDPRRFRDNVKHEEMEKIVYWEHTKYGRRRKRLADLNGVIHTIWGNDKQFFNSSSCRVILRTNYVCKPAETIAITGSGSLLGDWDPQKAIFARQDPLKEGPWMAKLLLQPDVLYIWKWIVLDRKTRQCRRWEEREDRLLHTRHDGLEIYAPWNEESVETVTSQSMNSNPGLPEELIIKYLEGERALLSDRSSSWCRHGLGNFDSGIQMAFLPCNYVTVVEKRTDKSTMTGYDDVTQTDRIFIASPGSIFGGPATLLTHPFGMMSARNAIMQDESAQ